In Rattus norvegicus strain BN/NHsdMcwi chromosome 3, GRCr8, whole genome shotgun sequence, a genomic segment contains:
- the Or5d41b gene encoding olfactory receptor Olr611, translating into MASEVTNQTSATTFILVGFSEYPQLQISLFLLFLAIYSVTLMGNLGILVVIKINPKLHTPMYFFLSHLSFLDICYSSVFTPKLLQILIMEDRTISFTGCMIQFFFICTFVITEMFMLAVMAYDRFVAVCNPLLYTVVMPFQFCALLVAGTYMIGGLCALVLVYTLLQLSYCEYGIINHFGCEYSAVISVSCSDSSFSQITCLVISIFSEISSVLVTLASYVFIVVTIIKMPSKGGLQKAFSTCTSHLTAITIFHGILLLLYCVPNSNSSQLFVKVATVLYTVMVPMLNPLIYSFRNKDVKDTVRRLISSKLNSHSIWL; encoded by the coding sequence ATGGCCTCTGAAGTGACAAACCAGACTTCTGCGACCACATTCATCTTGGTTGGTTTCTCAGAATATCCACAGCTCCAAAtatccctctttcttctcttcttggcCATCTACTCAGTGACACTGATGGGGAACCTGGGCATACTTGTGGTTATAAAGATCAATCCTAAACTTCACACACCTATGTACTTTTTCCTTAGCCATCTTTCATTTCTGGATATATGTTATTCTAGTGTATTTACACCCAAACTTTTACAGATCTTGATCATGGAAGACAGGACCATTTCTTTCACAGGATGCATGattcaatttttctttatttgtacaTTCGTGATTACAGAAATGTTCATGTTAGCAGTGATGGCCTATGACAGGTTTGTGGCTGTTTGTAATCCCCTACTCTACACAGTTGTAATGCCTTTTCAGTTCTGTGCTTTGCTAGTAGCTGGGACTTACATGATTGGTGGACTATGTGCTCTGGTGCTCGTATATACTCTTTTGCAACTCTCCTATTGTGAATATGGCATCATCAATCACTTTGGCTGTGAGTACTCTGCTGTCATCTCTGTATCTTGCTCTGACTCCTCCTTTAGCCAGATAACATGCTTAGTCATTTCTATATTTAGTGAAATTTCTAGTGTCTTGGTCACGCTAGCCTCATATGTGTTCATAGTTGTCACTATTATAAAGATGCCTTCCAAAGGAGGACTACAGAAAGCCTTTTCCACATGTACTTCCCACCTGACTGCCATAACAATCTTTCATggtatcctcctcctcctataTTGTGTCCCCAACTCAAACAGCTCACAGCTCTTTGTCAAAGTGGCCACTGTTCTTTATACAGTCATGGTCCCCATGCTGAACCCCCTTATCTATAGCTTCAGAAATAAGGATGTGAAGGATACCGTCAGGAGACTCATCAGCTCAAAACTTAACTCCCACTCGATATGGTTATAA